One Trachemys scripta elegans isolate TJP31775 chromosome 4, CAS_Tse_1.0, whole genome shotgun sequence genomic region harbors:
- the LOC117875736 gene encoding olfactory receptor 1019-like — protein sequence MDRGNQTIIDEFIFLGLTNQQDLQVVLFMVFLMFFVTTLVGNLGMIILISIDSRLHTPMYFFLCHLSLIDLGCSLSVAPKMMVNFLAERKTISYSGCTTQMFFFGFCVLADCYFLAVMAYDRYMAICNPLLYRVVMSQRVCVHLAGGSYAVAIVLTSVHVGSVFSLQFCSNTINHFFCDIPPILKLSCSSTDINELVLFALGIFAGLSTLIFILISYLYILSSILRIRSAQGRQKAFSTCTSHLTAIILFYGTMIFMYLRPTSSYRLDQDKLVSLFYTVVIPMLNPLIYSLRNKEIEVSLEEV from the exons ATGGACAGAGGAAATCAGACTATAATTGATGAGTTCATTTTCTTGGGACTCACAAATCAACAAGATCTGCAGGTCGTCCTCTTCATGGTGTTCCTAATGTTCTTTGTGACCACCCTGGTGGGGAATCTTGGGATGATCATATTAATCAGCATTGACTCCCggcttcacacccccatgtactttttCCTCTGCCACTTGTCTCTGATAGACCTTGGTTGTTCTTTGTCTGTTGCTCCCAAGATGATGGTTAATTTCTTAGCAGAAAGAAAAACCATCTCTTATTCTGGGTGCACAACACAAATGTTCTTTTTTGGCTTTTGCGTACTTGCTGACTGTTATTTCCTGGCTGTGATGGCGTACGACCGCTACATGGCCATCTGTAACCCACTGCTCTATAGGGTTGTCATGTCCCAAAGAGTCTGTGTCCATCTAGCTGGGGGGTCCTACGCAGTGGCCATTGTACTTACATCAGTGCACGTTGGCTCAGTGTTCAGTTTACAATTCTGCTCCAACACTATCAATCACTTCTTCTGTGACATCCCCCCAATCCTGAAACTCTCCTGCTCCAGTACCGACATCAACGAGCTTGTGCTGTTTGCCTTAGGTATCTTTGCTGGACTCAGCACCCTGATCTTCATTCTTATCTCCTACCTATACATCCTCTCATCCATCCTGAGAATCCGTTCCGCTCAGGGCAGGCAGAAAGCCTTCTCCACTTGCACCTCCCACCTGACAGCTATCATTTTATTCTACGGCACTATGATCTTCATGTATCTACGGCCCACTTCCAGTTACCGCTTGGACCAAGATAAACTGGTCTCACTCTTCTACACGGTGGTGATCCCCATGCTGAACCCCCtgatctacagcctgaggaacaaggag attgaagtgtcactagaggaggtt